ACGTCTCAAGAGCGGCGAAGAGGTGGTCGTAAAAGTGGTCCGCCCGGGGCTCAAGCCCGTGATCGCCCAGGACCTGGCGTGGTTGTTCCTGATCGCCAAGGTGGCCGAACGGGCCTCCGCCGATGCGCGCCGCCTGCACCCGGTGGAAGTGGTCAGCGACTACGAAAAGACCATCTACGACGAGCTCGACCTGCTGCGCGAAGCGGCCAACGCCAGCCAGCTGCGGCGCAACTTCGAAGGCTCGGATCTGATGTACGTGCCGCAGGTGTACTGGGACCTGTGCCGCCCGAAAGTGCTGGTGATGGAGCGCATCTACGGCGTGCCGGTCACCGACATGGCCACCTTGGCCGACCAGCGCACCGACATGAAGCTTCTGGCCGAACGCGGTGTCGAGGTGTTCTTCACCCAGGTGTTCCGTGACAGCTTCTTCCACGCCGACATGCACCCGGGCAACATCTTCGTCAGCACGGTCAAGCCGTGGAGCCCCCAGTACATCGCCATCGACTGCGGCATCGTCGGCAGCCTGACCGCCGAAGACCAGGACTACCTGGCACGCAACCTGATCGCCTTCTTCAAGCGCGACTACCGCCGCGTGGCGCAGTTGCACATCGATTCGGGCTGGGTGCCGGCACACACCAAGGTCAACGAATTCGAAGCGGCGATCCGCACCGTATGCGAGCCGATCTTCGAAAAACCGTTAAAGGATATTTCCTTCGGCCAGGTGCTGATGCGCCTGTTCCAGACGGCCCGTCGTTTCAATATGGAAGTTCAGCCGCAGTTGGTGCTGCTGCAGAAAACCCTGCTCAACATCGAAGGCCTGGGGCGCCAGCTGTACCCTGACCTGGACCTGTGGAGCACCGCCAAGCCCTATCTGGAACGCTGGATGCGCGAGCGCATGAGCCCCAAGGCGGTGTTCGGCAACCTCTATAGCCAAGCCGAGCAGTTGCCGCACCTGGCCGACATGACCCGCGACCTGCTCGAACGCTTGTCGCAACCGCACCTGCACGACCCGCAACTGCCAGAGCGCCGCCGGGCGGGCGACAACTGGGCGCTGCGCCTGCTCGGTGCCGGCCTGCTCGGTGGCGGCGCGACCCTGGCCGCCGGTGCCGCGAGCCTCAGCGCCCCGGCCGCCTGGCCTGCGTGGCTGATGCTGGCCGCCGGGCTCTACCTGATCGTGCGCCGATAGCCAGCCGCGCTGCTGGCTGGCACACTAGGCGCAAAGGGCCCGGTACGGGAGCGGGCCTGTTTTGGAGTCGACGATGAAAGACTGGCTGGACGAGATCAAGTGGAACAGCGATGGCCTGGTACCGGCGATCGCCCAGGACCACAAGACCGGGCGTGTGCTGATGATGGCCTGGATGAACCGTGAATCGCTCGCCCTGACTGCCGCCGAGAACCGCGCCATCTATTGGTCGCGTTCGCGAGGCAAGCTGTGGCGCAAGGGCGAAGAGTCCGGCCATGTGCAGAAACTGCATGAGCTGCGCCTGGATTGTGACGCCGACGTGGTCATCCTGATGGTCGAGCAACTGGGTCATATCGCCTGCCATACCGGCCGTGAAAGCTGCTTCTATCGTGTCTTCGAAAACGGTGAATGGAAGATCGTC
The Pseudomonas putida genome window above contains:
- the ubiB gene encoding ubiquinone biosynthesis regulatory protein kinase UbiB; its protein translation is MKLLAVRRLLRIQRVVIRYRLDDLLFDLPLPWWLLSIRLLLPWRWLPRKPSELSRGARLRLALQDLGPIFIKFGQLLSTRRDLLPTDVADELMLLQDRVPPFDPQKAVALIEAQLGAKVGEVFSRFDVEPLASASVAQVHAARLKSGEEVVVKVVRPGLKPVIAQDLAWLFLIAKVAERASADARRLHPVEVVSDYEKTIYDELDLLREAANASQLRRNFEGSDLMYVPQVYWDLCRPKVLVMERIYGVPVTDMATLADQRTDMKLLAERGVEVFFTQVFRDSFFHADMHPGNIFVSTVKPWSPQYIAIDCGIVGSLTAEDQDYLARNLIAFFKRDYRRVAQLHIDSGWVPAHTKVNEFEAAIRTVCEPIFEKPLKDISFGQVLMRLFQTARRFNMEVQPQLVLLQKTLLNIEGLGRQLYPDLDLWSTAKPYLERWMRERMSPKAVFGNLYSQAEQLPHLADMTRDLLERLSQPHLHDPQLPERRRAGDNWALRLLGAGLLGGGATLAAGAASLSAPAAWPAWLMLAAGLYLIVRR
- the hisI gene encoding phosphoribosyl-AMP cyclohydrolase, with the protein product MKDWLDEIKWNSDGLVPAIAQDHKTGRVLMMAWMNRESLALTAAENRAIYWSRSRGKLWRKGEESGHVQKLHELRLDCDADVVILMVEQLGHIACHTGRESCFYRVFENGEWKIVDPVLKDPDTIYHAGH